In Mycobacterium gallinarum, a single window of DNA contains:
- the hisG gene encoding ATP phosphoribosyltransferase gives MLRVAVPNKGALSESAAEILSEAGYRRRRDQKDLTVIDRANNVEFFFLRPKDIAIYVGSGQLDFGITGRDLAADSDAPVRERLALGFGNSTFRYAGPIGREWTAADLAGKRIATSFPNLVRKDLVAKGIEATVIRLDGAVEISVQLGVADVIADVVGSGRTLALHDLVAFGDPLCDSEAVLIEGAEAGNSAARDQLAARVQGVVFGQQYLMLDYDCPRTVLDEAAAVTPGLESPTIAPLADPAWVAVRALVPRRDVNAIMDKLAAIGAKAILASDIRFCRF, from the coding sequence ATGTTGCGCGTCGCGGTGCCCAACAAGGGTGCCTTAAGCGAGTCCGCCGCCGAGATCCTGTCCGAGGCGGGCTATCGCAGGCGGCGGGACCAGAAGGACCTGACCGTCATCGACCGGGCGAACAACGTCGAGTTCTTCTTCTTGCGTCCCAAGGACATCGCGATCTACGTCGGTTCGGGTCAGCTGGACTTCGGGATCACCGGTCGCGACCTGGCCGCCGATTCCGACGCGCCCGTGCGGGAGCGATTGGCGCTCGGCTTCGGCAATTCGACGTTCCGATATGCGGGCCCGATCGGCCGGGAGTGGACCGCCGCCGACCTGGCGGGCAAGCGGATCGCGACATCCTTTCCGAACCTGGTACGAAAAGACCTCGTCGCCAAGGGAATCGAGGCAACCGTTATTCGCCTCGACGGCGCTGTCGAGATTTCAGTCCAGCTCGGCGTGGCCGACGTCATCGCCGATGTCGTCGGATCCGGACGCACGCTCGCGCTACACGATCTGGTGGCGTTCGGTGATCCGCTGTGTGACTCCGAAGCCGTGCTGATCGAGGGCGCCGAAGCCGGGAACTCCGCGGCCCGTGACCAACTGGCGGCACGGGTACAGGGTGTGGTGTTCGGGCAGCAGTACCTGATGCTCGACTACGACTGCCCGCGCACGGTACTGGACGAGGCCGCTGCCGTCACCCCGGGACTGGAATCGCCCACCATCGCCCCGCTCGCCGATCCGGCGTGGGTGGCGGTGCGCGCACTCGTGCCACGGCGCGACGTCAACGCGATCATGGACAAACTCGCCGCGATCGGTGCGAAGGCGATTCTGGCGTCTGACATTCGGTTCTGCCGCTTCTGA
- a CDS encoding DUF4126 family protein, with protein MTQVLVILLALLIGVIAGLRAMTAPAVVAWGAMLGWIDVDGKWSEWVAHPITVTVLTIFLLVELVTDQLPKTPSRKTAPQFATRLIMGAFAGAVIGSAFFHTFSCIGAGIVGAVLGTLGGAAVRTKLYEANNGKDRPGAFIEDVVAVGGGFLVAFLVSLV; from the coding sequence ATGACGCAGGTCCTCGTCATATTGCTCGCGCTGCTGATCGGCGTGATCGCCGGATTGCGGGCGATGACCGCCCCGGCGGTGGTCGCTTGGGGGGCCATGCTCGGCTGGATCGACGTCGACGGCAAGTGGTCGGAGTGGGTGGCCCATCCGATCACCGTCACCGTCCTGACGATCTTCCTGCTGGTGGAACTCGTCACCGACCAGCTACCGAAGACCCCGAGCCGCAAGACGGCGCCACAGTTCGCCACCCGACTCATCATGGGCGCTTTCGCGGGGGCGGTGATCGGCAGCGCGTTCTTCCACACGTTCAGTTGCATCGGCGCAGGCATCGTCGGAGCGGTGTTGGGCACGCTGGGCGGCGCGGCGGTCAGAACCAAGCTCTACGAAGCCAACAACGGCAAGGACCGGCCGGGCGCGTTCATCGAGGACGTCGTGGCCGTCGGCGGTGGCTTCCTGGTCGCCTTCCTCGTCAGCCTCGTCTGA
- a CDS encoding phosphoribosyl-ATP diphosphatase: MTQSPPVKTFDALFAELSERARTRPAGSGTVAALDGGVHGLGKKILEEAGEVWLAAEHESDEALADEISQLLYWTQVLMISRGLSLDDVYSKL; this comes from the coding sequence GTGACACAATCGCCTCCCGTGAAGACCTTCGACGCCCTGTTCGCCGAACTGAGCGAGCGTGCTCGCACCCGGCCCGCGGGCAGCGGCACGGTCGCCGCGCTCGATGGCGGCGTGCACGGCCTCGGCAAGAAGATTTTGGAGGAAGCCGGCGAGGTGTGGCTGGCCGCCGAACACGAGAGCGACGAGGCGCTGGCCGACGAGATCAGCCAGCTGCTGTATTGGACGCAGGTGCTGATGATTTCCCGCGGTCTATCCCTCGACGACGTCTACTCCAAGCTATGA
- a CDS encoding HAD family hydrolase, producing MRAVLFDMDGTLVDSEKLWDISLTALYERHGGIMTPEVRASLVGGSAEDTIQTVYTDLGLALDPDAMAESIRWLHDYTGELFDGGLPWCDGAHELLEALAAERIPMALVTNTQRQLTERALNSIGKHYFSVSVCGDEVPRGKPAPDAYRRAATLLGLEPSACLAVEDSVTGTAAAESAGCPVLVVPNDVEVPAGGRRAHVSSLAGVGAGDLREVYDRLNRGIGERSA from the coding sequence ATGCGTGCGGTGCTGTTCGACATGGATGGGACCCTCGTCGACTCCGAAAAACTCTGGGACATTTCACTGACGGCGCTGTACGAACGCCACGGCGGCATCATGACACCCGAGGTGCGGGCATCGCTGGTGGGCGGCTCGGCGGAGGACACGATCCAGACGGTCTACACCGACCTCGGTCTCGCCCTCGATCCGGACGCGATGGCCGAATCCATCCGCTGGCTGCACGACTACACCGGAGAGTTGTTCGACGGCGGGCTGCCGTGGTGCGACGGCGCGCACGAACTACTGGAAGCCCTTGCTGCCGAACGCATTCCGATGGCTCTGGTCACCAACACCCAGCGACAGCTGACCGAGCGCGCTCTCAACAGCATTGGTAAACACTACTTTTCGGTGTCGGTCTGCGGCGACGAAGTGCCGAGGGGCAAGCCTGCCCCGGACGCCTATCGGCGAGCGGCCACGCTGCTCGGGCTGGAGCCGTCAGCGTGCCTGGCGGTCGAAGACTCGGTCACCGGCACTGCCGCTGCGGAGAGCGCGGGATGCCCGGTGCTGGTGGTACCCAATGACGTCGAGGTGCCCGCAGGAGGGCGCCGGGCGCATGTGAGTTCGCTGGCCGGGGTCGGCGCCGGCGATCTTCGCGAGGTCTATGACCGCCTCAACCGCGGCATCGGAGAACGCTCAGCGTAA
- a CDS encoding sugar porter family MFS transporter, with the protein MAGSNAPAGDESALPIADNDFSSGGTAVRIASVAALGGLLFGYDSAVINGAVDSIQEDFGIGNAELGFAVASALLGAAAGAMTAGRIADWIGRIAVMKIAAVLFLVSAFGTGFAHEVWSVVLFRIVGGIGVGVASVIAPAYIAETSPPRIRGRLGSLQQLAIVLGIFASFVVNWLLQWAAGGPNEALWFGLDAWRWMFLAMAVPAIVYGVLAFTIPESPRYLVASHKIPEARRVLTMLLGEKNLEITIDRIRETLEREDKPSLRDLKKPTGGVYGIVWVGLGLSIFQQFVGINVIFYYSNVLWQAVGFSADESAVYTVITSVINVLTTLIAIALIDKIGRKPLLLIGSSGMAVTLITMSVIFANATIGPDGNPSLPGASGVIALIAANLFVVAFGMSWGPVVWVLLGEMFPNRIRAAALGIAAAGQWAANWLITVTFPGLREHLGLAYGFYGLCAVLSGLFVWRWVMETKGVSLEDMHGEILHQAPPKAAT; encoded by the coding sequence ATGGCAGGCTCCAATGCCCCCGCTGGAGACGAATCCGCACTACCTATCGCCGACAATGACTTCTCGTCGGGCGGCACCGCGGTCCGAATCGCGTCGGTCGCCGCGCTGGGAGGGCTGCTGTTCGGCTACGACAGCGCAGTGATCAACGGTGCGGTCGACTCGATCCAAGAGGATTTCGGCATCGGCAACGCCGAACTCGGCTTCGCGGTGGCCTCGGCGCTGCTGGGGGCCGCGGCAGGAGCCATGACCGCCGGACGGATCGCCGACTGGATCGGCCGCATCGCGGTCATGAAGATCGCGGCGGTGCTGTTCCTGGTCAGCGCCTTCGGAACGGGCTTTGCGCATGAGGTGTGGTCGGTCGTGCTGTTCCGCATCGTCGGCGGCATCGGCGTCGGCGTTGCCTCGGTCATCGCGCCGGCCTATATCGCCGAGACTTCGCCACCGCGAATCCGCGGCCGACTGGGGTCCTTGCAACAGCTGGCCATCGTGTTGGGCATCTTTGCGTCGTTCGTCGTCAACTGGCTGCTGCAGTGGGCAGCGGGCGGCCCGAACGAGGCGCTGTGGTTCGGGCTCGACGCGTGGCGCTGGATGTTCCTCGCAATGGCGGTCCCTGCCATCGTGTACGGGGTGTTGGCGTTCACCATTCCCGAGTCACCGCGGTATCTCGTTGCCAGCCACAAGATTCCGGAAGCACGCAGGGTGCTGACCATGCTCCTCGGCGAGAAGAACCTGGAAATCACGATCGATCGCATCAGGGAGACGCTGGAGCGCGAGGACAAGCCGTCGCTGCGCGATCTGAAGAAGCCGACGGGCGGCGTCTACGGCATCGTGTGGGTTGGCCTCGGTTTGTCGATCTTCCAGCAGTTCGTCGGGATCAACGTGATCTTCTACTACTCGAACGTGCTGTGGCAGGCCGTCGGGTTCAGCGCCGACGAGTCCGCGGTCTACACCGTGATCACGTCGGTCATCAACGTGTTGACAACGCTGATCGCCATCGCGCTGATCGACAAGATCGGGCGCAAGCCGCTGCTGCTCATCGGATCGTCGGGCATGGCGGTCACGCTCATCACGATGTCCGTCATCTTCGCCAACGCGACCATCGGCCCCGATGGCAACCCGAGTCTGCCGGGAGCCTCCGGGGTGATCGCATTGATCGCGGCCAACCTGTTCGTGGTGGCGTTCGGCATGTCGTGGGGCCCCGTCGTCTGGGTGCTGCTCGGCGAGATGTTCCCCAACCGCATCCGCGCCGCAGCGCTCGGCATCGCCGCGGCAGGCCAATGGGCCGCCAACTGGCTCATCACGGTCACGTTCCCCGGGTTGCGCGAGCATCTCGGACTGGCCTACGGGTTCTACGGCCTGTGCGCCGTGTTGTCGGGCCTCTTCGTATGGCGATGGGTGATGGAGACCAAGGGCGTGTCGCTGGAGGACATGCACGGCGAGATCCTGCATCAGGCGCCACCGAAGGCCGCCACCTGA
- a CDS encoding ArsR/SmtB family transcription factor, whose translation MDVFEAVAEPSRRALLDALTAGERTAGELVATLPDLTQPTVSRHLRVLREVGLVEVRPDAQRRIYALRADGLVAIDEWIDRYRRYWADHLDALERHLQTIHREGP comes from the coding sequence ATGGACGTCTTTGAAGCCGTCGCCGAGCCGAGCCGCAGGGCGCTGCTCGACGCGCTGACCGCGGGTGAGCGCACCGCGGGTGAGCTCGTGGCGACGCTGCCGGACCTGACCCAGCCGACGGTGTCACGCCATCTGCGCGTGCTGCGCGAGGTGGGCCTCGTCGAAGTCCGCCCTGACGCGCAGCGCCGCATCTATGCGTTGCGGGCCGACGGGCTGGTCGCGATCGACGAATGGATCGACCGCTACCGCCGCTACTGGGCCGATCACCTCGATGCCCTCGAACGGCACCTGCAGACGATTCATCGGGAGGGGCCGTGA
- a CDS encoding FAD-containing oxidoreductase codes for MTEKFDAVIVGAGQAGPPLAGRLTQAGYTVAVIERKLVGGTCVNSGCIPTKTLVASAYAARVARRGAEYGIGTGDISVDMAAVKARKDKIVVGDREGVESWIEGMDGATLIRGHARFESPHTIRVDDRVLEADRIFLNVGGRAVAPDLPGLADIDYMTNVGILELDTVPEHLVVIGGSYIALEFAQMYRRFGARVTVIEKGPRLTSREDEDVSATIKEILQAEGIDVVVDASEIRFTKRNTGFEVTPREGAEPVAGTHLLMAVGRQPNTDDLGLEAAGVETDRRGYIVVDDQLRTNVEHIWAMGDCNGRGAFTQTSYNDFEIVAANLLDDDPRRVSDRITTYALYIDPPLGRAGLTVDEVRKSGRKALVGKRPMTRVGRAVEKGETQGFMKVVVDAETEQILGATIFGVGGDEVIHSILDIMTAKKPYTAISRTMHIHPTVSELVPTMLQDLQPLD; via the coding sequence ATGACTGAAAAGTTCGACGCGGTCATCGTCGGCGCGGGCCAGGCCGGACCGCCGCTGGCCGGCAGGCTGACCCAAGCGGGTTACACGGTCGCCGTCATCGAACGCAAGCTCGTCGGCGGCACGTGCGTCAACTCAGGCTGCATTCCGACCAAGACCCTGGTCGCCAGCGCGTACGCCGCCCGCGTCGCCCGCCGCGGAGCCGAATACGGCATCGGCACAGGCGATATCAGCGTGGATATGGCCGCCGTGAAGGCGCGCAAGGACAAAATCGTGGTCGGTGACCGCGAAGGGGTCGAGTCCTGGATCGAGGGGATGGACGGGGCAACGTTGATCCGCGGCCATGCCCGGTTCGAGAGCCCACACACCATCCGGGTGGACGACCGCGTCCTGGAAGCGGACCGGATCTTCCTCAACGTCGGCGGCCGGGCGGTGGCGCCCGACCTGCCCGGGCTCGCCGACATCGACTACATGACCAACGTCGGAATCCTCGAACTCGACACGGTGCCAGAGCATCTGGTGGTCATCGGGGGAAGTTACATCGCCCTGGAATTCGCACAGATGTACCGCCGGTTCGGTGCCCGCGTCACCGTCATCGAGAAGGGGCCACGACTCACCTCCCGCGAGGACGAAGACGTCTCGGCGACCATCAAGGAGATCCTGCAGGCCGAGGGCATCGACGTCGTCGTCGACGCCAGCGAAATTCGGTTCACCAAGCGCAACACCGGCTTCGAGGTCACACCGCGCGAGGGAGCCGAACCCGTCGCAGGCACCCATCTGCTGATGGCGGTCGGGCGTCAGCCCAACACCGACGACCTCGGGCTCGAAGCGGCCGGCGTCGAGACGGACCGCCGTGGCTATATCGTCGTCGACGATCAGCTGCGCACCAACGTCGAACACATCTGGGCCATGGGGGACTGCAACGGACGCGGCGCCTTCACGCAAACCTCGTACAACGACTTCGAGATCGTCGCGGCCAACCTACTCGACGACGACCCGCGCCGGGTGAGCGACCGGATCACGACCTACGCCCTCTACATCGACCCGCCGCTGGGGCGGGCAGGCCTGACGGTCGACGAGGTGCGCAAGTCAGGACGAAAAGCGTTGGTGGGCAAGCGGCCCATGACGCGCGTCGGCCGCGCCGTCGAGAAGGGCGAGACACAGGGGTTCATGAAGGTCGTCGTCGATGCCGAGACCGAACAGATCCTCGGCGCCACCATCTTCGGGGTCGGCGGCGATGAGGTCATCCACTCGATTCTCGACATCATGACGGCAAAGAAGCCCTATACCGCGATCTCGCGCACGATGCACATTCATCCCACCGTCAGTGAGCTGGTGCCGACGATGCTCCAGGACTTGCAGCCGCTGGACTAG
- a CDS encoding flavodoxin family protein: protein MAHNGSDIAAPTLAIAYHSGYGHTATLADAVAAGATEAGADVTVIPVDRMSETDWDILDSSDGIVFGSATYMGNVSAAFQAFAEQTGRRCIDGIWRDKVAAGFTNSGGKSGDKLNTLVSLSVFAAQHHMHWVNLGLGPGWNSSAGSEHDLNRLAFFLGAGAQTDVDANSDQVHPADVRTCRHLGWRVAHVTRQLNVGRAASPAAASPGASSAPAH, encoded by the coding sequence ATGGCACACAACGGCTCTGACATCGCCGCGCCTACGTTGGCGATCGCTTACCACTCCGGATATGGGCACACGGCCACCCTGGCCGACGCTGTCGCCGCCGGAGCCACCGAGGCGGGCGCCGACGTCACGGTGATCCCAGTCGACCGGATGAGCGAAACGGACTGGGACATCCTGGACTCCTCCGACGGCATCGTCTTCGGCTCGGCGACCTACATGGGCAACGTGTCGGCGGCCTTCCAGGCGTTCGCCGAACAGACCGGGCGCCGCTGCATCGACGGCATCTGGCGGGACAAGGTCGCGGCCGGGTTCACCAACTCAGGCGGCAAGAGCGGCGACAAGCTGAACACGTTGGTGTCGTTGTCGGTATTCGCCGCGCAGCATCACATGCACTGGGTCAACCTGGGTTTGGGACCTGGCTGGAACAGTTCGGCAGGCAGCGAACACGACCTCAACCGCCTGGCTTTCTTTCTCGGCGCGGGCGCGCAGACCGATGTCGATGCGAACTCCGATCAAGTCCATCCCGCCGATGTGCGCACGTGCCGCCACCTCGGTTGGCGGGTCGCGCACGTCACGCGACAGCTCAACGTCGGCCGTGCCGCTAGTCCAGCGGCTGCAAGTCCTGGAGCATCGTCGGCACCAGCTCACTGA
- the metH gene encoding methionine synthase, with protein sequence MAAPESVSESKTFTPNVRPDCTEELTAALRQRIMVIDGAMGTAIQRDRPDEAGYRGDRFTEWPTALQGNNDLLNLTQPQIIEGIHREYLEAGADILETNTFNANAVSLADYDMADLSYELNYAGAALARKAADEFSTPEKPRYVAGALGPTTRTASISPDVNDPGARNVSYDQLVAAYLEAANGLVDGGVDILIIETIFDSLNSKAAVFAVETLFEERGRRWPVIISGTITDASGRTLSGQVTEAFWNAIRHAKPIAVGLNCALGAPEMRPYIAEMSRIADTFVSCYPNAGLPNAFGEYDESPERQAGYIADFAEAGLVNLVGGCCGTAPPHIAEIAKVVEGKPPRELPEIPAATRLSGLEPLNITEDSLFVNIGERTNITGSARFRNLIKAEDYDTALSVALQQVEVGAQVIDINMDEGMIDGVAAMDRFTKLIAAEPDISRVPVMIDSSKWEVIEAGLKNVQGKPIVNSISMKEGEEKFIREARLCRKYGAAVVVMAFDEQGQADNLERRKEICGRAYRILTEEVGFPPEDIIFDPNCFALATGIEEHATYGIDFIEACAWIKENLPGVHISGGISNVSFSFRGNNPVREAIHAVFLFHAIKAGLDMGIVNAGALVPYDSIDPELRDRIEDVVLNRREDAAERLLEIAERFNTKNSGEGDDKTAAEWRSLPVRERITHALVKGIDAHVDDDTEELRAEIAAAGGRPIEVIEGPLMDGMNVVGDLFGSGKMFLPQVVKSARVMKKAVAYLLPFIEAEKEEAGTTGTKDTNGTIIMATVKGDVHDIGKNIVGVVLQCNNFEVIDLGVMVPAQKILDAAKEHDADIIGLSGLITPSLDEMVNFAVEMEREGLEIPLLIGGATTSRAHTAVKVAPRRNGPVVWVKDASRSVPVAAALLDDKQRPALLEATEADYASLRERHAQKNERPMLTLEKARANRTPIEWDGYTPPVPAQGLGVREFCDYDLAELRELIDWQPFFNAWEMKGRFPDILNNPASGETARKLYDDAQQMLDTLIKEKWLTANGVIGFFPANAVGDDIEVYTDDTRTEVLTTLRNLRQQGAHRDGVPNKSLGDFVAPKESGLRDYIGAFAVTSGLGGQEKIAEFKAALDDYSAILLESLADRLAEAFAERMHQRVRKEFWGFQPDEELDNDALIAEKYVGIRPAPGYPACPEHTEKATLWELMDVKERTGIELTESMAMWPGAAVSGWYFSHPQSQYFVVGRLAQDQVADYAKRKGWTLKEAERWLAPNLGYNPED encoded by the coding sequence GTGGCCGCCCCGGAAAGCGTCTCCGAGTCGAAGACCTTCACGCCGAACGTCCGCCCCGACTGCACCGAAGAACTCACGGCTGCTCTGCGCCAGCGGATCATGGTCATCGACGGCGCGATGGGGACGGCGATCCAGCGGGACCGGCCAGACGAGGCCGGCTACCGCGGCGACCGGTTCACGGAATGGCCGACTGCGCTTCAGGGCAACAACGACCTGCTCAACCTGACGCAGCCCCAGATCATCGAGGGAATCCACCGCGAGTACCTCGAAGCGGGCGCCGACATCCTGGAGACCAACACGTTCAACGCGAACGCGGTCTCGCTCGCCGACTACGACATGGCCGACCTGAGCTACGAGCTGAACTACGCGGGCGCCGCGCTGGCCCGCAAAGCCGCCGACGAGTTCAGCACCCCGGAAAAGCCACGCTATGTCGCGGGCGCCCTGGGGCCCACGACACGCACGGCGTCGATCTCACCGGACGTCAACGATCCGGGAGCCCGCAACGTCTCCTACGACCAGCTGGTCGCGGCCTACCTCGAAGCTGCCAACGGCCTGGTGGACGGCGGTGTCGACATCCTTATCATCGAGACGATCTTCGACTCGCTGAATTCCAAGGCGGCGGTGTTCGCCGTCGAGACGCTGTTCGAGGAGCGCGGGCGCCGTTGGCCGGTGATCATCTCGGGCACCATCACCGACGCGTCAGGGCGGACGTTGTCCGGTCAGGTCACCGAAGCATTCTGGAACGCGATCAGACACGCCAAGCCCATCGCGGTCGGCCTCAACTGTGCCCTGGGGGCACCGGAGATGAGGCCCTACATCGCCGAGATGTCGCGGATCGCGGACACCTTCGTCTCCTGCTACCCGAACGCGGGACTGCCCAACGCATTCGGCGAATACGACGAGTCTCCGGAACGGCAGGCCGGCTACATCGCCGACTTCGCCGAGGCTGGTCTTGTCAACCTGGTCGGTGGTTGCTGCGGGACGGCGCCGCCGCACATCGCCGAGATCGCCAAGGTCGTCGAGGGCAAACCGCCCCGCGAGTTGCCCGAGATCCCGGCGGCTACCCGGCTTTCGGGGCTCGAACCCCTCAACATCACCGAAGACTCCCTGTTCGTGAACATCGGTGAGCGCACCAACATCACCGGCTCCGCCCGGTTCCGCAACTTGATCAAGGCCGAGGACTACGACACCGCGCTATCGGTCGCCCTGCAGCAGGTCGAGGTCGGTGCACAGGTCATCGACATCAACATGGACGAGGGCATGATCGACGGCGTCGCCGCGATGGACCGGTTCACCAAGCTGATCGCGGCCGAGCCGGACATCAGCCGGGTCCCGGTGATGATCGACTCCTCTAAGTGGGAGGTCATCGAGGCGGGCCTGAAGAACGTTCAGGGCAAGCCGATCGTCAACTCGATCTCCATGAAGGAGGGCGAGGAGAAGTTCATCCGCGAGGCACGGCTGTGCCGCAAGTACGGCGCCGCCGTCGTCGTGATGGCCTTCGACGAGCAGGGTCAGGCCGACAACCTGGAGCGCCGCAAGGAGATCTGCGGGCGCGCCTACCGGATCCTGACCGAAGAGGTCGGGTTCCCGCCCGAGGACATCATCTTCGACCCGAACTGCTTCGCGCTGGCGACCGGCATCGAGGAGCACGCGACCTACGGGATCGACTTCATCGAGGCCTGCGCCTGGATCAAGGAGAACCTCCCCGGGGTGCACATCTCCGGCGGCATCTCGAACGTGTCGTTCTCGTTTCGCGGCAACAACCCCGTGCGCGAGGCCATTCACGCGGTGTTCCTGTTCCACGCCATCAAAGCAGGCCTGGACATGGGCATCGTCAACGCCGGCGCGCTGGTGCCCTACGACTCGATCGACCCCGAACTGCGGGACCGTATCGAGGACGTGGTCCTGAACCGTCGCGAGGACGCGGCCGAGCGGCTGCTCGAGATCGCCGAGCGGTTCAACACGAAGAACTCGGGCGAAGGCGACGATAAGACCGCCGCCGAGTGGCGCAGTCTGCCGGTCCGCGAGCGCATCACGCACGCTCTGGTCAAGGGCATCGACGCCCACGTCGACGACGACACCGAGGAGTTGCGCGCCGAGATCGCCGCCGCGGGTGGCCGCCCTATCGAGGTGATCGAGGGCCCGCTGATGGACGGCATGAACGTCGTGGGTGACCTTTTCGGCTCGGGCAAGATGTTCCTGCCGCAGGTCGTGAAGTCGGCGCGGGTGATGAAGAAGGCCGTCGCCTATCTGCTGCCGTTCATCGAGGCAGAGAAAGAGGAGGCCGGGACCACCGGCACCAAGGACACCAACGGCACGATCATCATGGCGACCGTGAAGGGCGACGTCCACGACATCGGCAAGAACATCGTCGGAGTCGTGCTGCAGTGCAACAACTTCGAAGTGATCGATCTCGGTGTGATGGTGCCTGCCCAGAAGATCCTGGATGCGGCGAAGGAGCACGACGCCGACATCATCGGCTTGTCCGGCCTGATCACTCCGTCGTTGGACGAGATGGTCAACTTCGCCGTCGAGATGGAACGCGAGGGGCTGGAGATCCCGCTGCTGATCGGCGGCGCAACCACCTCCCGCGCCCATACGGCGGTGAAGGTGGCGCCGCGTCGCAACGGGCCGGTGGTCTGGGTCAAGGACGCGTCCCGCTCGGTGCCGGTCGCCGCGGCCCTCCTCGACGACAAGCAGCGTCCGGCTCTGCTGGAGGCCACCGAGGCCGACTACGCCTCCCTGCGCGAACGGCACGCCCAGAAGAACGAGCGGCCGATGCTGACGCTGGAAAAGGCGCGCGCCAACCGGACGCCGATCGAGTGGGACGGCTACACGCCGCCGGTGCCCGCTCAGGGCCTCGGCGTTCGGGAGTTCTGCGACTACGACCTCGCCGAGCTACGCGAGTTGATCGACTGGCAGCCGTTCTTCAACGCCTGGGAGATGAAGGGCAGGTTCCCCGACATCCTCAACAACCCGGCGTCGGGCGAGACCGCCCGCAAGCTCTACGACGATGCCCAGCAGATGCTCGACACCTTGATCAAGGAGAAATGGCTGACCGCCAACGGGGTGATCGGGTTCTTTCCGGCGAACGCCGTGGGCGACGACATCGAGGTGTACACCGACGACACCCGCACCGAGGTGCTCACCACGTTGCGCAACCTTCGACAGCAGGGCGCGCATCGCGACGGCGTCCCGAACAAATCGCTGGGGGACTTCGTCGCCCCGAAAGAATCGGGTCTCCGGGACTACATCGGTGCCTTCGCCGTCACCTCGGGGCTCGGCGGCCAGGAGAAGATCGCGGAGTTCAAGGCGGCCCTCGACGACTACAGCGCGATCCTGCTGGAGTCGCTCGCCGACCGACTGGCAGAAGCCTTCGCCGAACGCATGCACCAGCGCGTCCGTAAGGAGTTCTGGGGGTTCCAGCCGGACGAGGAGCTGGACAACGACGCACTCATCGCCGAGAAATACGTGGGAATTCGCCCCGCCCCCGGCTATCCCGCCTGCCCGGAGCACACCGAGAAGGCGACGCTGTGGGAGCTGATGGACGTCAAGGAACGGACGGGCATCGAGCTGACGGAGTCGATGGCGATGTGGCCCGGTGCCGCCGTCAGCGGCTGGTATTTCTCGCATCCGCAGTCGCAGTATTTCGTGGTCGGCCGGTTGGCTCAGGATCAGGTCGCCGACTACGCGAAACGTAAGGGCTGGACCTTGAAGGAGGCCGAGCGTTGGCTGGCTCCCAACCTGGGCTACAACCCAGAGGACTGA
- a CDS encoding SRPBCC family protein encodes MTEREGRLTIEGDRAMLTFERRLSFPIEAVWAAITDPAHRNHWIGQTTIDAREGGVIEMMPDGPPAPPEHKKMTGRIRVWDPPHVFEHEWRQRIIEDSVVRYELSADGDGTLLRFTHRGLGIRNAEGFRPGTHAYLDRLEAHLAGDSLPDWAQRYREVAESAKGQ; translated from the coding sequence GTGACCGAACGTGAGGGACGACTGACGATCGAGGGCGATCGGGCGATGCTGACGTTCGAACGCCGCCTGTCGTTTCCGATCGAAGCCGTGTGGGCCGCGATCACCGATCCGGCGCACCGAAACCATTGGATCGGCCAGACCACCATCGACGCGCGCGAGGGGGGTGTCATCGAGATGATGCCCGACGGTCCCCCGGCGCCACCTGAACACAAGAAGATGACCGGCCGCATCCGCGTGTGGGACCCGCCGCATGTGTTCGAACACGAATGGCGTCAACGGATCATCGAGGACAGCGTGGTGCGGTACGAACTGAGCGCCGACGGCGACGGCACGCTGTTACGGTTCACCCATCGTGGACTCGGCATCCGCAACGCAGAGGGATTCCGCCCCGGCACACATGCCTACCTGGACCGGCTCGAGGCTCACCTGGCCGGTGATTCCCTGCCCGACTGGGCACAGCGCTACCGCGAGGTGGCCGAATCCGCGAAGGGACAATAG